In the Bombiscardovia apis genome, GAGCCAATAAGCGTAAGCCAGAGCAAGACTAGAGCGCAATCTGGATCGCAGACACATGTGAGCTCAGCTTTGAAAACGTAGAGCGAGCAGCTTCACCTCAGTGTTTCAGTGAGTAGCTTGGCCGTCGGCATCGATACCGTATTCTTGGCATATAACCTGCCACAGCGCATCGGCCGCTGTATCGACCGTGTCGTTTACGATAACCACGTCAAACTCCGATTGGCTATCCATTTCGACTTTGGCAGTAGCCAAGCGCTTGAGTTTCTCGTCTTCACTTTCAGTTCCGCGGCCGTTAAGACGGTTGATTAAATCACCGAAACTCGGCGGCGCTAAAAAGACGTATACTACGTCTAGACCCATGCTGGGCGCGCACTGGCGGACCCGGTGAGCCCCCTGAAGGTCGATCTCTAAAATAGTAGGAATGCCCTGCTCCATGTGGTCCAAAACTGGCTGGAGAGGCGTACCGTAATGCGACATGCCATGAACCAGAGCAGTTTCTAAGAACTCGCCCTTTGATTCCTTTGCAGCAAATTCTTCCTCGCTCATAAACCAATAAGTCACGCCATCTCGCTCCCCCGGGCGTGCAGCCCTAGTGGTAGCTGAAACGGAAACCCATACTTGAGGGTGCAACTGACGCAAACGGGCTTCTACCGTGCCCTTCCCGACTGCTGTGGGGCCGGTAAGTACGATGAGCCTGCGCTTGCCCGAGGTAAGATCGTGAGCTGACTCGCAGACCCGCGATTGACTGGCAGATAGGGCACTGCCCGCGGTGCGCTCTTCCGCCGTCTGTTCTTGCCTGCTCATGCGCTCTGCTTCCCTCACTCTTCGTTTGCTCTTCTCGATTGTCGGCAGTAGATTCGTACTACCATCCGTCATCTCTTAAAGATATACAGTAACCCCACCCGTGGCTATTGTGCTGTTTGGCCCGTCGAACTGACTTAACAGTTATGGAAGGAACTTCTTCGTACGCTTCCCATATCTGAGTCTGAGGTTCTCTGATGAATCAACTAGCACTCCTCTGGCTTACTCGAAGAAGGCATCCAAGAGCAAGCCAGATGTGCTAGTTGCTACTGCTCGTCGTGCTGTGCTTGCGTATGCACTGCTTCCGCTTCCAAAGCCGAAAGTGGCTCAAAAGTCATACTATCTAGGGAGTTTTCTTCACTCTCTAGAGCAGTTGTGTCACCAGATGAGGAGGCAGCCTGCACGCCGTCTGCAGCTTGCACAGTATCGACTTCAGCAATGTCGCCCGTCTCTCCACTTGCTTCACGCTCAACTAAGTCAGCGATACGCTCTGCGGAGTCAGCGCGGGCAGCAACTTCTTGAGCTTCCTGCTCCCGTACTTGCAGGTCACTGTCAATTGCGCTCAGCAGACCGTGGATAAATGCAGGCGAATCAGATTCGCTGAGAACCTTGGCTAAGCTCAAGGCTTCGTCAATGGCGACCTTATTGGGCACCTCAGCGTTATCAAGCATTTCCCATACGGCAATACGCAAAATGTTACGATCGACTACAGCCATCCGATATACGGGCCAGCTGGTCGAATGCTCGTTGAGCAAGCCGTCAATCTCTTTGCGATGCTCGGCTACGCCTTTGACGATATCAATGGCATACTCTGGTAGCGGGGTTTGAGCACCGGGGTGCGCAATGCGCTCATCGAGCAGCGAAAGAAAATCTTGGCTCTTCTCGTCTGCCTCATAGAGGGTATTTAGCGCCCGCTTGCGAGCTGTGGAACGTGCCATCGAGTTGGGTTCACCCTACTTTCTTAGTTCTCGCGGCCCAGGTAGGAACCATCGCGCGTGTCGACCTTCACCTTTTCGCCTTCGCCCACGAAGAGCGGTACCTGAATCTCAGCACCAGTTTCGACAGTGGCTGGCTTGGTGCCGGCATTGGAACGGTTGCCTTGCAGACCAGGCTCAGTGTGGGTAATCTCGAGAACAACCGAAGCGGGCAGCTCAATCGAAAGTGGGGTGCCATCGTGGAAGGATATTATGCAGTCGGTGCCCTCAAGCAGGAAGTTTTCCTGAGATCCAACCAACGACTCAGGAATGTTTACCTGCTCGTAAGTTGACATATCCATGAAGACGAAGTTGTCGCCATCGCGGTAAGTGTATTGCATGGAACGGTTGTCGACGGTCTCGAATTCCATCTTCATGCCGGCATTGAAGGTACGCTCTACAATCTTGCCTGAGAGCACATCCTTAATGGTGGTGCGCACGAAAGCCGGTCCCTTACCGGGCTTCACATGCTGGAACTTAATTACGCTCCACAGCTTGCCGTCAATATTGATGACGGATCCGTTCTTAATATCGTTTGAAGTCTGCGCCACGGTTACCACCTTATTCTTCTGTACTTACGCAACTCTTATATCGGATTGCCTGTGCGAAACCCGATCGGGTCGCTGACACGTTTCTATCCTTGCTTATTATGCCACGGTAGGTGAACACCCGAGTAATACAACAGTGAAATACAATAAGGCCCCGGAGCGTATAGACACTCCGGGGCCTTATGCAAGCCTTACCGGCTATAGCACATAAGTGCTAGTGAACTACTCGATCACCTTGGTGACTCGACCTGAGCCGACCGTGTGGCCGCCTTCACGAACTGCGAAGGTCAGGCCTTCCTCCATTGCGACGGGCTGAATCAGCTCGACAGAGAAGGTGGCGTGGTCGCCAGGCTGAACCATCTCGACACCTTCCGGCAGGGTGATAACGCCGGTGACATCGGTGGTACGGAAGTAGAACTGAGGACGGTAGTTGGAGAAGAACGGCGAGTGGCGTCCACCCTCATCCTTAGTCAACACGTAGACTTCGCCCTCGAACTTGTGGTGAGGGGTCACGGAGCCGGGAGCAGCCACAACCTGGCCACGCTCAACGTCTTCACGGCCGATACCACGCATCAACAGACCAGTGTTATCGCCAGCCTCTGCCTCGTCCATCTGCTTGTGGAAAGTCTCGATGGAGGTGCAGGTGGTGGACTGGGTGTCACGGATACCAACGATTTCGACGCTGGAGTTGACGGCGAGCTTGCCGCGCTCCACACGACCGGTAACCACGGTGCCACGGCCGGAGATGGTGAAAACATCCTCGACAGGCATCAGGAAGGGCTTGTCCAGATCGTGGACAGGAGTAGGAATGTACTCGTCGACCTGGTTCATCAGTTCCTTGACGGTCTCGACCCACTTGTCGTGATCGGGAGCATCGTCGTGCAGTGCACCGTAAGCAGAAGTACGAATGACTGGGCACTCGCGGTCGAAACCGTTCTCGTCCAGCAAATCGCGAACTTCTTCTTCAACGAGCTCGATGAGCTCGTCGTCCTCGACCATGTCGCACTTGTTCAGGGCAACGAGGATCTTCGGCACGCCTACCTGGCGAGCGAGCAGAACGTGCTCGCGAGTCTGAGCCATAGGGCCATCGGTTGCAGCTACCACGAGGATAGCGCCGTCCATCTGGGCAGCACCGGTGATCATGTTCTTCACGAAGTCGGCGTGGCCTGGGCAATCGACGTGAGCATAGTGACGCTTCTCAGTCTGATACTCAATGTGAGCGATGTTGATCGTGATACCACGATCCTTCTCCTCAGGAGCAGCATCAATCTGGTCGAAATCGTACTCGGGGTTGATGTCCGGGTACTCATCGTGCAGCACCTTGGAGATGGCGGCGGTCAGGGTGGTCTTACCGTGATCGACGTGGCCGATGGTGCCAATGTTAACGTGCGGCTTAGTCCGCTCGTACTTTTCCTTTGCCATTGTGTTTGTCCTCCTGGACGTCTCGTAGTTTGTTTGTGCGAACCACGCACAAGACACTCGCTACATATTACTGGGTAATTGGGATCTTCGCCACTTATGCCCTCCGCCCAGTCAGCGTTAGAAAGTCTAACGCTGACTTGAGACAGAAAGCTAGCTCAGATTCCGCTGACGGCATGTCAAGCGAAACTTACTCGCCGCGCTGTGCCTTGATGATCTCTTCACTGACGCTGTTAGGAACCTCAGCATAAGAGTCCATCTGCATGGTGAACATGGCGCGACCCTGAGTCTTGGAACGCAAGTCGCCAATGTAACCAAACATCTCTGACAGTGGCACCTTGGCATCAATTACCTTGACACCGGTTGCATCAGTCATAGACTGGATGTTGCCACGACGAGAGTTAATATCTCCCATGACATCACCCATGTACTCTTCAGGCGTACGTACTTCTACGGCCATGATGGGCTCGAGAATGACGGGCTTGGCCTTAGGAGCAGCCTCCTTGAAGCACATAGAGCCTGCAATCTTGAAGGCCATTTCCGAGGAGTCGACATCGTGGATCTGACCGTCAACGACGGTAGCCTTAACGCCTACTACAGGGAAGCCTGCAAGAATACCGGACTCCATAGCTTCCTGGACACCAGCATCAATCGAAGGAATGAATTCCTTGGTGATGTGGCCGCCAGTGACCTTGTTCTCGAACTCGTAGGTCTCGCCCTCGGTGGTATCCAAAGGCTCGAAGTTCATCTGCACCTTTGCAAACTGGCCAGAACCACCGGTCTGCTTCTTGTGCGTGTAATCCTGGTTCATGACCGCCTTGCGGATGGTCTCGCGGTATGCCACCTGAGGCTTACCAACGTTGCATTCCACATGGAATTCGCGGCGCATACGATCGACCAGAATGTCGAGCTGGAGCTCGCCCATACCGGAAATCAGCGTCTGGCCGGACTCTTCGTCGGTCTTGACCTGGAAGGTGGGGTCCTCTTCGGAAAGCTTCTGAAGAGCAATACCCATCTTCTCCTGATCAGCCTTGGTCTTGGGCTCTACAGCCAACTGAATCACAGGCTCAGGGAAGGTCATGGACTCCAGAGTTACAGGCTCCTTCTCGTCGCACAGAGTATCACCGGTGGTGACGTTCTTGAGACCAACGAAGGCGTAAATGTTGCCTGCAATAGCATCCTCAACCGGGTTCTCCTTGTTAGAAGACATCTGGAAGAGCTTACCAATGCGCTCCTTCTTACCCTTGGTGGAATCCAAGACGGTGTCGCCCTGGGTTACCTTACCGGAGTAGACACGCACATAAATGAGCTTGCCGTAGAAGGGGTGAGTAGCAACCTTGAAAGCCAGAGCAGAGAAGGGCTCTTCTGGGCTGGGCTTACGATCGACTTCAACAGTCTCGTCGCCAACCTTGTAACCCTTGATAGCAGGCACATCCTCAGGGCTGGGCAGGTAATCTACCACAGCGTCGAGCATGGGCTGCACGCCCTTATCCTTGAAAGCGGAACCGCAGAAGACGGGGAAAGCTTCCTGAGCAATCGTCATCTTACGCACTGCTGCGCGAATCTCAGGCTCAGAAATTTCTTCGCCGCCCAAGTACTTTTCAATCAAGGACTCGTCGGATTCGGCTACTGCCTCAATCAGCTGAGTGTGATATTCCTCAGCCTTTTCCTTCAGGTCTTCCGGAATCTCGATGGTGTCATAGTGAGCACCGAGATCCTGGCCGTCCTTCCAGTAGTAGGCAACCATGCGGACCAAGTCGACTACGCCGCGGAAGTCGTTCTCAGAGCCAATAGGCAGCTGCATAACGAGCGGCTTAACGCCGAGCTTCTCCTTGATGGTGTCGACAGAGTAGTAGAAGTTGGCACCCAACTTGTCCATCTTGTTGATGAAGCAAATACGGGGCACTCCATACTTGTCTGCCTGACGCCACACGGTCTCGGACTGAGGCTCAACGCCTTCCTTACCGTCGAAGACTGCTACAGCGCCATCGAGCACGCGCAAGGAGCGCTCCACCTCGGCCGTGAAGTCCACGTGGCCGGGGGTGTCGATGATGTTGACCTGATAGCGGTCACCGGTGTCGTGAGATTGACGGTTCCAGAAAGCAGTGATTGCGGCAGACGTAATGGTGATGCCGCGCTCTTTCTCCTGGTCCATCCAATCCATGGTCGAAGCGCCGTCGTGGGTTTCGCCAATCT is a window encoding:
- the efp gene encoding elongation factor P; the encoded protein is MAQTSNDIKNGSVINIDGKLWSVIKFQHVKPGKGPAFVRTTIKDVLSGKIVERTFNAGMKMEFETVDNRSMQYTYRDGDNFVFMDMSTYEQVNIPESLVGSQENFLLEGTDCIISFHDGTPLSIELPASVVLEITHTEPGLQGNRSNAGTKPATVETGAEIQVPLFVGEGEKVKVDTRDGSYLGREN
- the fusA gene encoding elongation factor G, which produces MAQDVLTDLTKVRNIGIMAHIDAGKTTTTERILYYTGVNYKIGETHDGASTMDWMDQEKERGITITSAAITAFWNRQSHDTGDRYQVNIIDTPGHVDFTAEVERSLRVLDGAVAVFDGKEGVEPQSETVWRQADKYGVPRICFINKMDKLGANFYYSVDTIKEKLGVKPLVMQLPIGSENDFRGVVDLVRMVAYYWKDGQDLGAHYDTIEIPEDLKEKAEEYHTQLIEAVAESDESLIEKYLGGEEISEPEIRAAVRKMTIAQEAFPVFCGSAFKDKGVQPMLDAVVDYLPSPEDVPAIKGYKVGDETVEVDRKPSPEEPFSALAFKVATHPFYGKLIYVRVYSGKVTQGDTVLDSTKGKKERIGKLFQMSSNKENPVEDAIAGNIYAFVGLKNVTTGDTLCDEKEPVTLESMTFPEPVIQLAVEPKTKADQEKMGIALQKLSEEDPTFQVKTDEESGQTLISGMGELQLDILVDRMRREFHVECNVGKPQVAYRETIRKAVMNQDYTHKKQTGGSGQFAKVQMNFEPLDTTEGETYEFENKVTGGHITKEFIPSIDAGVQEAMESGILAGFPVVGVKATVVDGQIHDVDSSEMAFKIAGSMCFKEAAPKAKPVILEPIMAVEVRTPEEYMGDVMGDINSRRGNIQSMTDATGVKVIDAKVPLSEMFGYIGDLRSKTQGRAMFTMQMDSYAEVPNSVSEEIIKAQRGE
- the tuf gene encoding elongation factor Tu, which codes for MAKEKYERTKPHVNIGTIGHVDHGKTTLTAAISKVLHDEYPDINPEYDFDQIDAAPEEKDRGITINIAHIEYQTEKRHYAHVDCPGHADFVKNMITGAAQMDGAILVVAATDGPMAQTREHVLLARQVGVPKILVALNKCDMVEDDELIELVEEEVRDLLDENGFDRECPVIRTSAYGALHDDAPDHDKWVETVKELMNQVDEYIPTPVHDLDKPFLMPVEDVFTISGRGTVVTGRVERGKLAVNSSVEIVGIRDTQSTTCTSIETFHKQMDEAEAGDNTGLLMRGIGREDVERGQVVAAPGSVTPHHKFEGEVYVLTKDEGGRHSPFFSNYRPQFYFRTTDVTGVITLPEGVEMVQPGDHATFSVELIQPVAMEEGLTFAVREGGHTVGSGRVTKVIE
- the gmk gene encoding guanylate kinase, with product MSRQEQTAEERTAGSALSASQSRVCESAHDLTSGKRRLIVLTGPTAVGKGTVEARLRQLHPQVWVSVSATTRAARPGERDGVTYWFMSEEEFAAKESKGEFLETALVHGMSHYGTPLQPVLDHMEQGIPTILEIDLQGAHRVRQCAPSMGLDVVYVFLAPPSFGDLINRLNGRGTESEDEKLKRLATAKVEMDSQSEFDVVIVNDTVDTAADALWQVICQEYGIDADGQATH
- the nusB gene encoding transcription antitermination factor NusB; its protein translation is MARSTARKRALNTLYEADEKSQDFLSLLDERIAHPGAQTPLPEYAIDIVKGVAEHRKEIDGLLNEHSTSWPVYRMAVVDRNILRIAVWEMLDNAEVPNKVAIDEALSLAKVLSESDSPAFIHGLLSAIDSDLQVREQEAQEVAARADSAERIADLVEREASGETGDIAEVDTVQAADGVQAASSSGDTTALESEENSLDSMTFEPLSALEAEAVHTQAQHDEQ